TTTTCCGCCTTCTGGTGGACAGAGGACAATCGCCTGAAGTGGCACGTCCGCATCCCCGCCGAGCAGGCGATCAAGCACAGCCGCAAGCCGGGGACGCTGGTGCGGGCCTTCGTCGGCTACTCCGGCTGGACGGCCGGGCAGCTCGAGGGGGAAATCCGCCGGAACACATGGATCACCACCCGCCCGGGCAGCAACCTGCTGGGGCAGAGCCACGACCGCGAGCTGTGGGCGGAGATCCTGCGCTCGATGTCGCCGTACCACCGGATCCTGGCAGAAGCGCCGGAGGACCCGCGGTCGAATTGATGTGGTGGAGGTAGCTCCTGAAAGTGGCCGCGGCTTCCAGCCGCAGGCCGACAGGGGATGGGCTTACGGCAGGATGCCGTAGCCACGGTGGGGGAAAGTGGCCGTGGCTTCCAGCCGCAGGTCGGCAGGGGATGGGCTTACGGCAAGATGCCGTAGCCACGGTATGCCGCAGCCGCGGTGGGGATTCCGCTGGCCAATCATCCGGCCCCGACTTAGACCCGGCGCGCCGTGGCGGACACCGAGACTAAGTTTTTCACGATCAATGACGGGCCGATCCGTCTGCGCGAGGGCGGCGAGCTGCCGTCCGCGACCCTGGCCTATGAGACCTGGGGCACGCTGAATGGGGACGGCACGAATGCCATCCTGCTCTTTCACGCGCTGTCGGGCGCACACCATGCCTGCGGCCACAATCCCGCGATCCCGGGCACCGGCACGCTGTGGCAGCCGGAAATGCACGAGGGCTGGTGGGGCGAGATGATCGGGCCGGGCAAGGCGCTCGACACGGACAAGTATTTCATCGTCTGCGCGAACTACCTCGGCGGCTGCTACGGCTCCACGGGCCCGGCTTCGGCGAATCCGGACACCGGCAAGCCGTGGGGCTCCGCCTTCCCGCACGTGACCACGGCGGACCAGGCGGAGGTGCAGGCGAAGCTGCTGGATCACCTCGGCGTGGGGAAGCTCCATGCCGCGATCGGGCCGTCGGTCGGTGGCTTGATCGCGCTCGCGTTCGCGACGCGTTTCCCGGAGCGGGTGACGAACGTCATCTCGATTGCGTCGGGCTACAAGACGACCGTGCTGAACCGCCTGATCCTGTTCGAGCAGATCCTGGCGATCGAGAACGACCCGCATTTCAATGGCGGCGACTATTACGACGGTGGCAATGGCGGCCCGCTCTACGGGCTGGCGCTGGCGCGCATGATCTCCCACAAGACTTTCGTCCACCTGGATGCGATCGAGCGCCGCGCCCGGCAGGATGTGGTGCAGCCGGACGATATCCTCGCGTGGTACCGCGTCCGCGACCAATTCCAGAGCTACATGCTCCACCAGGGGAAGAAATTCGTGAAGCGCTTCGACGCGAACACGTATCTCCGCATCAATGACATGTGGTCGCGCTTCGACGGCGCGCACGAGGGCGACGCGGAGAGCCCGGAGGCGCTCTTTTCCCGCTGCCGGGAGGCGGGCCAGCGCTGGCTGGTCTTCTCCATCGACTCCGACTTCTGCTTCTACCCGGAAGAGCAGGCGGAGCTGGTGAAGCATCTGGAGAATGCCCAGGTGAACTCGATGCATGTGACCGTCCACTCGGACAAGGGCCACGACTCCTTCCTGCTGGAGCCGGACTACTACACGCCGCACATCTCGTGGGTGCTGGGGAAGCCGTGAGCTGAAAGGTCGGTCATGTGGCGGAGCCCCGGGAGCGACCCGACTGGCCGGCATCTTCGTGTCCTGAAAGCCTCGTTTTTGGGGAGGGATGGGAAAATTCCGGTCGCCCGGTCGTTCGACGGGACTCCACCTTGGATTAGGCAGATGGCGGCGGGCCGTGACAAGGAGCGTTAGACTCCGGGTGCCTGCCGCGGCAGGCGCCAGGTGCCGAGCACTTCGCCGAGGCGGTAGTCCGGGCCGCTCTTTTCATCGATGCGGCCGCAGCGGAGCTGGTCGCCATCGAAGTCCGCCCACAGGGCCGGGCAGGGATTCATGAAGGCGCCCAGATTCATGACCAGCCGCCCCCGCCGCTGCCAGATGCCGGCGCGGTGGAAATGGCCCACGATGATGATTTCCGCGCGGGGGAAATAGCGCTCGGCGAAGGCCGCGGCGGCGTCGCCCTGGGTCGTCCAGACGCGGAGCATCTGGAGGGCGCGGGTGGGCGGGCTGATGGCGTCCATCGCACGGTTCCACAGGCGCTTGCCCTTCGGATACTCGCGGGCGCGGAGGAGCAGGGCCATCTCGCGCGCGAGCACGATGCGGGCTGCGGGGTCGTTTTCCGCGGCCTGGTGGCGTGCCCACAGGGCGGCCACGCCGGGCTGCTGCGTCAGCGCCTCGCGGCTCCACGGCGAGCCATCGGCGAAGAGGGTATCGCCATGGATGATGAGGATGCGGCCGCCTGCCAGCTCCTCCCAGCCGGTGCCGGGCCAGCCGGGATCGTGATTCCCGGGGAGGAAGACCGGCTCGGCTCCCTCCTCGGCGCAGAGGCGCTTCAGGTCCTTCAGCATCGCGGCGGACTTCTCGAAGAAAAGCCGCGCCAGCTCCTGCCAGGTATCGCCATTGAAGATGACGGTGCGCGCCCCGGCGATGAGCGGGCGCAGGCTCTCCACGGACTCGATGCGCGAGACGCGGTGGCCGAGGTGGAGATCGGACAGGATGCGGACGGGGGGCGTCATGCCTTCGCGAGGGTCCTCTGGCGGACGGCTTCGTAGAGGCAGACACCGGCGGAGACGGAGACGTTCAGGCACTCCACCTTTCCGGCCATGGGGATCTTCGCGAGGAAGTCGCAGTTTTCCTCGGTGAGGCGGCGCATGCCCTTTTCCTCGGCTCCCAGGATGAGGGCCAGCGGGCCCTTCAGGTCGAGGTCGTAGATGTATTTGTCCGTGTGGTCGGTGGTGCCCACGAGCCAGAGACCGGCCTTTTTCAGGTGCTCCATGGTCCGCGCGAGATTCGTCACCTGGACGAAGGGCACGTGGTCCGCAGCACCCACGGAGATGCGGCGCACGGTCTCGGTGATGCCCACGGCCTTGTCCTTTGGCGCGACCACGGCGTGGACGCCAGCCCCATCCGCGGTGCGGAGGATGGCCCCGAGATTGTGCGGGTCCTGCACGCAATCGAGGATGAGGATGAAGGGGTCCTTCTTCTCCGCGATGAGCTGCATCAGGTCATCCTCATCGAGCGACGGCACGGAGGAGGCGGTGGAGCTTTCGTCCGGCTTGCGGGCGTGGCGGTTGTCCCTGGCTTCGTGCTCGCGGCGGCGCGGTTTCATGGCGGGAGATTGGAAAAGCCGCGCGCGCCGGGCAATTCACATTTCGAATCTCTCCCGAATCCGGTCTTTGACCATGGCCATCTCTTCGGGCTTCAGCTCGCCCAGTTTTCTCATCAGCCGAACCATCGGTAATGATTGGATCTGCTGGAAATGGAAGGCCCCAGCCTTGAGGAACGACTTCGGGATCGGTAGCTCCCAGTGGTTTCCTCGCAAGGCTGTCGTGTGAGGAACGACTGTAACCAGCGCGAGTTCGTCTTCGAAAGGAGCGCCAGTCAGTAGCAGGCATGGCCGGACCTTTCCGGCCATCCCCAGATCGACCTGCCACACTTCGCCCGGCTTCATGGAGTTTGCGCCTCTGCTTCCAATTCGTCGAGCATGGCAAATCCCAAGGCTGCCGAGTGTTCGCAGACCGCCAGATCAGCCGCTTCTTCCGGAGTCGAATCCATTTCCAGCAGGCGCAGGGAAAGCTCCCGCCGCTCTTCGCGGTTCAGCGAAGGAAGCTCTTCGAGAATCTGTCGGATGGAGATCACGCGAACAATCTAGGCAGAGCTTCCGGCGCAGTCAATCCAGCGGGTCAAGCCACTCACCCCTCTCTCCCGATGGCGTGCTCGTTCGCGTCGAGGACGAGTTCTTCCTCGTGGCGCTTCAGGGCTTCGGGGGTGTAGATGCGGTTGCGGAAGTCTTCAAAGAGCGCATAGACGCACGGCACCAGCAGCATGGTGTTGAAGAGATTGATCAGTCCGCCGAAGGCGAGGCTGACGGCCATGGGGATGAGGAACTTCGCCTGCACGCTGGTCTCCGTGATCATCGGCAGCAGGCCGATGAAGCTGGTGATCGACGTCAGGAAGATCGGCGTGAACCTCGCGCGGCCGCCCATCGCGACGGCTTCCCGCACGGTGTGGCCCTCGCGCCGGTAGCGGTTCATGAATTCCACCAGCACCAGGCTCTCATTGATCACCACGCCGGCCAGCGCGATGACGCCGATGATGCTCATCACGCTGAAATTCATCCCGAAGAGGATGTGCCCGCCCACCGCGCCGATCATGCCGAAGGGGATGACGCACATCACGATGAGCGGCTGGACGTAGCTGCGCAGCGGCAGCGCCAGCACCATGTAGATGCCGAAGAGCGCGAGGACGAAGCCCTTCGAGAGATCGCCCACGCTCTCGCGCTGGTCCTTTTGCTCGCCCTGGAAGCCCCACATGACGCTGGGGAATTTCTGCTTCATCTCCGGGAAGACGTCTGCCCTCATCCACTCCACCACCTCGTTCGCGTTCGCGTTCGGATTCGTGCGGTCGATGTCGGCGGTGACATTGATCGAGCGGAAGCGGTTTGCTCGGCGGATCATCGCGTAGCCCCGGCCCTCCTCGGCCTCCGCCACCTCGGTGAAGGGGATCTCGGTGCCGTCGGCGGTGCGGATCCTCATGTCGGAGAGATTCTGCAAACTACGACGTTCATCGTAGGGATAGCGCACGTAGACGCGCACCTCGTCGCGCCCGCGTTGCAGGCGCTGCACTTCCTCGCCGTAGAAGGCCTGCCGCACCTGGCGGGCGATGGTTTCCAGCCGCAGGCCGAGCGCCTCGCCGGCATCGGTCACGGCCAGCTTCACCTCGCGCTTGCCGTCGAGATTGCTGTCGCCGATGTCGATGATGCCGTCCTGGGTGGCGAGCCGCGCCTTCATGAATTCGGCGGCCTCGTCGAGCTCGTCCATGTCCGGGCCGGTGAGCTCCAGGTCGATGGCATTTCCCCCGGCGGACGTCTGGAGCTGGAAGGAAAGCTCCACCGCGCCCGGGATGGGGCCGACGCGCTTGCGCCAGTCCGCGATGATGGCATCGGCGAGTAGGTCGGGCCGGTTCCGCGAATCGGCTCCTTGCAGCTCGATGGTCACCTCGCCGACATTCACGCCGCGTGCTGCCTGGAGGCTGAGGCCGGGCGTGTAGGGCTGTGAGCCCACGCTGGAGAGCAGGTGCTTGATGATGGGGCGGCCATGCTCGTCCTGGATGTCCCGCTGGATGGCGAGGGCCGCTTCCTCGATCTTGCGGATCGCCGCCTCGGTGGTCTCCACCGGCACCCCATTCGGCAGCGTCAGCTTCGCGCTCACGATCTCCGCCTCCACGCGCGGGAAGAACTCGAACTTGATCAGCCGCCCGCTCGCGAGCAGGCCCAGCACGATCATCAGCACCGCCGCAAAGGCCGCCACCGTCGCGTGCCGCCAGTGGATCAGCCTTTCCAGGAGCGGCCCGTAGATGTGGACCACGAAGTGATCGAGGCCCTTCGCGATTTTCCGCTGGAGTCGCAGGAAGCGGTTCGGGTGATTCGGATCGACCGGCTTCAGGTGAGCGAGGTGCGAGGGCAGGATGAGATTCGTCTCGATCAGCGAGACGATCAGCACGGGGATGACGATCCACGGGATCTGCCGCCAGATATTCCCGCTGACGCCCTGCACGGCGAACATCGGCATGAAGGCGATCATCGTCGTGAAGACGCCGAAGGCGGCCACGCTCATCACCTCCCAGGTGCCGCGCGGTGCGGCGAGGTGGGCGGGCTCCCCCTGCTCGATGCGTTCGTTCACGCGCTCGCCCACGACGATCGCATCGTCCGTCACGATCCCGAGCACCAGGATGAAGGCGAACAGCGAGATCATGTTGATCGAGATGTCGCCGTAGGGCAGTGCCATCAGCGCTCCGGCGAAGGCGATGGGAATGCCGAGCGCCACGTGGAATGCCAGCGCGGGACGCAGGAAGAGCGCGAGCGCGATGTACACGAGCACGAAGCCCTGGAAGCCATCGCCGAGCAGCAGCTTGATGCGGCCCTCGAGCAGGACTGACTCGTCGTTCCAGATCTCCAGGTCCACGCCCTTCGGCACGTGGATGGACTCCTCGGCCACGAAGTCCTTCACGAGCTGGGCCACGCGCAGGGTGTCCTCGTCGCCGGTGCGGAAGATATTCAGGACGATCGCCGGGTGGCCGTCGTAGCGCGAGTAGAGGTCTTCCTCCTTGAAGCCGTCGATGACCTTCGCCACGTCGGACAGCTTCACCACGCTGCCATCGGGACGCGTGAGCACGGTGATCTGCTCGATCTCCGCGGCCTCGTAGCGGCGGTTCTGCGCGCGGATGAGGATCTCGCCCGCACTGGTGCGGACGGAGCCGCCGGGCAAGTCGATGGAAGTCGAGCGCACCGCATTCGCGACCTGCTCGAAGGTCATGCCATACTCGCGCAGCGTCGTCTCGGAGACCTCGATGGAGATCTCGTGGTCGCGCACGCCGGTCAGCTCGATCTGGGTGATCTTCGGCTCGCCGAGCACGGCATTGCCCACGGTCCTCTTCAGCTTCTCCCACGCGGTGGTGGGTTCCTTGCCGGCATAGACGAGCAGGTCGTCGCGCACCTTGTCCGCGATGGCGCGCAGCGTCCGCTCGTCGGTATCCGCGGTGACGGCGAGGCTCATCACCTGCTGGCGGATGAGCACGTCTGCGATGATCGGCTTCTCGACGCTCTCGGCGAAGTTCTGGATCGCATCGACGCGGCTCTTCACGTCGTTCAGCACCTTGCGGACGTCCTTGCCCGCGGCCACCTCCACGACCACCACGCCGCGGCCCTCCGCGCTGGTGGAGGTCAGGCGCTCGATGCCGTCGAGGTCCTGGATGGCCTCCTCCACGGGCACGCAGACGCCCTTCTCCACCTCCTCCGGCGTGGCATTCGGATACGGCGTCTGGACCGTGATGAAGTTCGACGAGATCTCCGGGAAGATCTCCTTCTTCAGCCGGATCCACGTGAATGTGCCCAGCACCAGCAGGGCGATCATCAGGAAATTGGCGGCGACCTTGTTGCGCGCCCAGAAGAAGATGAGGCCTTTCATGGCTCGTCAGTGGAGACTTCCTTCCCGTCGCGCAGCACCACCTTCACCTCCATGCCCTCGATGACCGAGGTCAGCGCGGTGATGCAGAGCTGCTCCCCGTCCTCGACGCCCTCGGAGACGAGCACGGTGTCCTTCTCGGTGCGGATGACCTTCACCTGCCGCGTGGTGACGGTGTGGCCGTCGCCGACGACCATCACGCGGTCCGTCTTGGCAAAGGCGCGGCGCGGGATGCGGACGACGTCGGGAATGGTGCGTCCCTCGATCTCGGTGTGGACGAATTGCCCCGGCAGCGGCGCGTCCGGCGAATCGCCGTCGATGCGGGCGACCACGATGATCGAGCGGTTCTCCCGCTGGATCTCGCCCTCGGTGCGGTCCACCACGGCCTTCCACGTGCGCGTGCCGCCGGACTCGCGCAGCAGGATCTCCTGCCCGCGGAGGTCGAAGAAGGCCGCATCCTGGCGCGGCACCGGCAGGCGGACCTCGTAGAAATCCGTCGCGTAGAATTCCGCCAGCGCCCCGGCCTTCGCGACGCGCGTGCCGAGATCGACGAGCTTCTTGCGGATGCGCCCGTCGTAGGGCGCGCGCAGCTTCGTGCGCTCCACGTCCTTCATCGCGCGCATCACCGCGGCCTCCGAGGCGGCGACGCGGGCGCGGCTCGCGGCGAGCTGGGGAATGCGGAGCACCAGGTCATTCGCGGTCTGGCCCGGATTCGCGATGCGTTCCCAATCCCGCTTCGCCTGCTCGGCGCGCATTTCCTCCTGCGCGAGCTGCAGCCTGGCCTCGGCCTGCGCTGCTTCCGCCTGGAAGAGGTCGGCCTTGTAGTCGGTGGGGTCGATCTCCAACAGGACGTCACCCGCCTTGAAATTCCCGCCTGCCTCGTAGTCCTGGCCCACGGCGATGACGGTGCCCTCCACCTCGGCGGCGGCGCGGGTCAGCGTCACGGGCTCCACGGTGCCTTGGGCGGGGATCATCACATGGATCTCCGTCTTGCGGGCGGTCACGGTTTCCACTTCCTGCGCCAGCTTCGGCGGCTGTGTGGGGAGGGGCGTCTTCTTGAGCTTCGCCAGCAGGGCAAACATGGCGAAGCCGCCGAGCAGGATGGCTGCGGCGAGGATGATGCGGAAAATGCGTTTCATCTGGGAGAATGAATCAATCAGGGGCCGCGCAGCACCACATCGCCACCCAGGGCGAGGTGCAGGTTCACGCGGTTGTCGAGCAGCAGGCGGCGCACGGAGACCAGCGCCGAGGCGGCCTCGATCTGGCGGTTCTGCGCGGCGATGTAGGTGAGCACGCCGCCGGTGCCGGTGCGGAATTCCTCACCCGCGCGCTCCGCGGCATCCTGCGAGAGGGTCACGGCATGCGTGAGCTCCTGCTCCTGGCGGCGCAGGTAGATCTCGGCGATGAGCGATTGCTCCACCTCGCCAAAGGCATCCAGCACCACACGCTGGAGATTTGCCGCGGCCTCGCGCTCGGCCGCCTCGGCCTGCTCGATGCCGCCGCGCAGTCGACCGCCCTGGAAGATCGGCTGCGTCAGGCTGCCACCGAGCGACCACACGCCCGCGGAGCTTTTCAGGATGTCTTCCAGTTGGTCGGTCGAGGTCCCGAGGCTGCCTGTCAGGGAGATGCTCGGGAAAAGTGCCTTCACCGCTTGGTCGCGGCGGCGTCCCGCGGCAGCGAGCTGACGCTCCGCGGCGAGGAGATCCGGGCGGCGCAGCAGCAGCTCGGAAGGCAGGCCCGCAGGCGGGATCGCGGGTAGCTTCGGCAGCTTCGCGCCGCTCGCGACATTCCCGGATGGATAGCGGCCGAGCAGCAGCTCGAGCTGCCTCAGCGCGCGCTCGCGTTCGCCGCGGCGGCGCTCGAGATCGGACTTCGCGGTGGAGAGCTCGGTCTGGCTCAGGCGGACCTGCGCGGCGGAGCCACCGTCATCGGCGATGGCCCGCTCGAAGCGCTCGCGCACCAGCGTGGAGGATTCCTCGCGGGACTTCACTGCTTGGTCCGCCAGCGCGACCTGCTCGTTCGACTCGGCGACGGCCAGCCAGGCCTTGGAAACCTGGGCGGCGAGCGACGAGCGCAGCGCGCGGTCATTCTGCTGCTGCGCCTCGGCATCGGCCATGGCCGCCTCGGCCCCGGACCTCACCTTGCCCCACAGGTCCACCTCCCACGCCGCCTGCAGGGAGACGCCGAAGGTATTCGCCGTGGAGGCCTGGCCGAGGAAGTTCTGCTTCTGGCGCGATGCCTGGGTGCCCGCGCCGAGCGTGGGAAAGCGCTCTGCTCCGGCGATCTTCGCGACCGCGGCGGCCTGGTCCACCCGAGCGGCGGAGGCTTGCAGGCTGGGATTCGCACGCTGTGCCTCATCCACCAGCGAGACCAGTGGGGAACCGCCTATGGTCTTCACCCAGCGATGGTCCACGCCGCTGCGTGCCTCGCGGGTGGCGGACCATGATTCCGGCGCGGTGCCTGCGGCATCCATCCGCGACGATGGCGAGTGCAGGGTGCAGCCACCAAGAAGTGCCGCCATGAAAATGGCGCTCGCGCGGGAGGGGATCATGTAGGGACGAGACTAGAACGGGAACTCGACCTGAGGTCCACGGGTCTTTTGTTCCTCTTGACCGTCTTCGCTGCCCTGCCGCATCCCGGCGGCGGCGAAGCGGATGAAGCGGGAAAGCGTCTGCTCCAGCGTCGGGGTCCCGGCTTCGCCACCCGACATGCGCAGCAGCTTCTCGCCGTGCGCCATGGTGTGGATCATCGAGCCGCCCATGAGGTGCATGCGCCACCAGATGTCATCCGGGGCCAGACCGGGCAGCGCCTTCGCGAAGGCCTTGTAGAAGCGCGAGGACATGTTGATGAAAAGCTGCTCCACCACCGGCGGCATATCGCAGCCGTGGCCGAACATGCGGCCCATCAGCTTGAAGAAAATCTTCTCGGTCAGCTCCGAGCGGCGCACCTGCGTGGCGAAGGGGCGGATGTAGGCGTCGAGGATTTCCTCGATCGGCAGCGGCTTGCCAGCGGCGCGGCGCTCCAGCGTGTCGAGGCGGGCGAGGCGCTCCTCGTTCACCGGATTGATCGAGCGGGTGAGGACGACGGCGATGAGGCCCTCGCGGCTGCCGAAGTGGTAGTTCACCGCGGCCACGTTCGCACCGGCCTTCGTGGTGATGTCGCGCACCGACACGCGGTCGAATCCGTCGTCGGCGAAAAGCTCTTCTGCTGCTTCGATCAAACGCTGCTTGGTGGCCACCTTCGAATCTCCTGCAACTGCGCTCATGGCCCGAAGCTCCATGCACCTCCCCCGGGTGTCAAACGATTGATTAAACTGCGGATTCGTCGATTTACGTAAGGTGTTTCAATCCATTGGATTGTGAGCTTGTGAAACAATTCACAAGCGTTTCGGAAGACTGAAATATCCAGCTCCTTCCCAAATCAAAGTGGGAAATCCGGTCTTCGCAGTGTGCTTGGGGCTGAATCGTCTCAATTGGAAGATTGGCGAGGGCGGATCGATCTATCAGTGTTTTGGGGAATGGGCTTTGGAACGCTGCGATCTTCCCTTGAGCGGAATCAATTGCTCTTCACGGTCTTCGCGTCCCTGGCGGCATTCTCGTGTTATTATTGCATGTATGCCTTCCGGCGGCCCTTCGCCGCGGCGGGATATGTGGATGCGCCGCTGCAGGTGGCGATCGCGGGCCGCATCATCGAGGCGAAGACGCTTTTCCTCATCGCGCAGGTCTTCGGCTACTGCGTGTCGAAGTTCGCGGGGGTGAAGGTCTGCTCGGAGCTGCCGCGCGCGCGGCTGGGTCTGGCACTGGTGGCCTGCATCGTGACCTCTTGGCTGGCCCTGCTCGCTTTCGCAGTGCTACCCGCGGGCTGGAAGCCGGTGGCGCTCTTCCTGAATGGCATGCCGCTCGGCGTGGTGTGGGGTCTGGTGGTGCGATATCTGGAAGGGCGGAAGGTCTCCGAGTTGCTGCTCGCGGCGCTCTCCTGCTCCTACATCCTGGCCAGCGGCGAGGTGAAGCGCGTGGGAGCGTGGCTGCTGGAAAAGGGCGTGGACGAGTACTGGATGCCCTTTGCCACCGGGGCGATGTTCGTGCTGCCCTTCGTGATATCGGTCGGCCTGCTTTCGCTGCTGCCGCCGCCGTCCGCGGAGGACGAGATGCTACGGGCGAAGCGCCAGGTGATGGGGCGGGGCGAGCGGCTGGCCTTTGCGCGGCGCTTCCTGCCCGGGCTGGTCATCCTCTGTGTCTTCTACCTTTTCCTCACCGCCTACCGCGACTTCCGCGACAGCTACCAGGCGGACCTCTTCGTCGAAATGGGCATCATGGACGCGGCGGCATTTTCCCGCACGGAGCGGCCCGTGGCCTTCGGCGTGATGATCCTGCTGGCCCTCGCCTTCCTGGTGAAGGGCGCACGCCGCGGCCTGGCCACGGTGTATCTGCTGATGATGGCCGGCATGGTGGTGCTCGGCGGGTCCACCATGCTTTTCAGCGCCGGACTGATCGGCGGCGAGACGTGGATGATGGTGAGCGGCTTCGGAGCCTATCTCACCTACGTCCCCTTTGGCAGCGTGCTCTTCGACCGCATCATCGCCGCCACCCGGTTCACGGGGACGGCGGTGTTTGCGATCTATCTGGCGGACGCGCTCGGCTACTCCGGATCGGTCGGCATGATGATCTACCGCGATATCTTCGCGGGAGAGATCAGCCGGCTGGAGTTCTTCCGTGACTTCAGCCTGTGGCTGGCCATGGGCGGCCTGCCCCTGCTTTTCACGGCCTCGGTGTATTTCCTCGGCCGTGCGAAGCAGGCACCCGGCATGTGACGGGGGTCAGTCCCCGGTCACGCGGAAGAAGCACTTGGGATCCGCGATGCGGTCCACCGGCACCAGCTCCTCATGGCTGGCACCGCTGGCGGTCACGCTGCGCACGTCCTCCCATCCGTCGAGGCGGGTGCTCTTCTGGATCTTGTAGGTCTTCCCGGACTCGGACTTCCAGCGCAGGCGCATCTGGTTTCCCTCAAGCTCGGCCTGCTCGAACTCAAGGGGAGCTTTTCCCTGCACCGTGAAGGTGACGCGGTTGGAAACCTCGGTGTAGGAGTCGTTCGTGAACATCGCCACGAAGTATTTTCCCGGGGCCAGGTCCGGCAGTTGGAAGGTCACGCTGCCGCTGGTGGCACCGTTGAAGTAGAGATACGAGGTGAGCACGTTCACGCCGGGGATCTCCCCGTCCTTGAAGATGCCGATCCAGTCCTTCGGGATGCCCGGGCCATTGCTGAAGTGGACGGTGAAGTCGCTGCCCTGCTGGACCTGTGCGGCCTCCATGCTGACCGTGGAAATCTGCGAGCCAACGGAGAAAGGCACGCGCGTGGCGATCTCCTGATACTGGTCATTCACCATGAAGGCGGCGTAGTAGTAGCCCTTCGCGAGTCCGGGGAAGTCACGGAACCCGGACGCCTCCGCGGCATACTTCCAGCTCACGGACGGCGTCGGGCCGGGATTGATGCCGACGCGGTAGATGCCGATCCAGTCCTTCTCTCCCGTGGGTGCGCCGGAGAAATTGATGCGCACCGTCTCGCCCTCGTCGTAGGCTTCGCTGCCCGGCGTCATCGTCACCATGTTCCCCACGTAGATGGGCACGCGCGGGGCGATCTCCGTGTAGCTGTCCGCGGAGAAGAAGGCGGCGAACCACTCGCCGACGGGCAGGTTGTAGGTGAAGTTCAGCGTGCCGTTCCGGATCGCCGCGGCGGGTGCGGTGCGGGTGCCATTCAGGTAGAACCACGACGGGGATGCCCCCGCGCGCGGCGTGGTGCCCTTCGGGAAGAATCCGATCCAGTCGCGGGTGCTGCCGGTGCCGTTTTCAAAGGCGACCGGGATGTCCTCGTTCGGCGGATAGACGGACTTCTGAAGTGCGATCTTCGGGTCGGACGGAACGCTGCCCGTGACAGTGAAGGTGATGGCGGACGACCACGCGGACCACAGGGTATTCGCATCCCGGTGGCGGACGCGCGCGTGGTAGGTGCCGTCCGGCAGGCCCGAGGCGGGGATGGTGTAGCGCAGGATATCCAGGCCCGCGTGGGTGTCCACCGGCTCATAGAGCGGCGAGCCGGAGTCGCCGTAGAAGTTCTCCACGTCGCGGATGCGGTCGATCTTGAGATTCGAGAATCCGGCGTCGGCGGCGACCTGGAACCAGGTGCTGTTCATCGCCTCGCCGCTCGTCGTCTGGTAGGCCGTGCTGGCCAGTTCCACCGGCAGCGTGACGGGGGCGGCGAAGGTATTCGTCAGCGATGGCTTCGCGGGCGTGGCGGTGATGCCACGCTTGCGCGTGAAGTGGTCCACCAGTCGGCTGTTGTAGGACCAGCGCGTCGCGGTGGGGAAGCGGATGTTCGCCTCGGAGAAACAGCGCACGTCCATGGTGCGCGCATCCAGGTCGAACTCG
The sequence above is drawn from the Luteolibacter flavescens genome and encodes:
- a CDS encoding fibronectin type III domain-containing protein, whose translation is MNRSQFLRLIGFGATGAFVFRPSWALGAIDYDFQGTPAGLRPYLQTPRPDSIWVSWWTNADAQTHVDFGTAADALTRTATSAPTRMGTNYTYHCVRLTGLQPDTYYYYKARTENVTSEVFRFRTPKAIGTGTGKFRVLIIGDNQVIDPAQRRYERLVERAKKKIEDLYSVPIEEAIDLVLMPGDQVDVGTLEHYRHLHFKFCGWISPNIPIMTTIGNHETYSDPGLANYKAIFRYDDLTCAGVSSPDPEVYYAYQLANIAFVHTSSEHITTAQTTWVQDIVTASDSAANVDWMISLCHKPYQAEQYIGDISTWMRNTAMPILAQTQKHVLNIGAHHHLYARGQTRQWPVYHIISGGSAWDQYWGQSNEADYDDVQKTVAHWTWQLVEFDLDARTMDVRCFSEANIRFPTATRWSYNSRLVDHFTRKRGITATPAKPSLTNTFAAPVTLPVELASTAYQTTSGEAMNSTWFQVAADAGFSNLKIDRIRDVENFYGDSGSPLYEPVDTHAGLDILRYTIPASGLPDGTYHARVRHRDANTLWSAWSSAITFTVTGSVPSDPKIALQKSVYPPNEDIPVAFENGTGSTRDWIGFFPKGTTPRAGASPSWFYLNGTRTAPAAAIRNGTLNFTYNLPVGEWFAAFFSADSYTEIAPRVPIYVGNMVTMTPGSEAYDEGETVRINFSGAPTGEKDWIGIYRVGINPGPTPSVSWKYAAEASGFRDFPGLAKGYYYAAFMVNDQYQEIATRVPFSVGSQISTVSMEAAQVQQGSDFTVHFSNGPGIPKDWIGIFKDGEIPGVNVLTSYLYFNGATSGSVTFQLPDLAPGKYFVAMFTNDSYTEVSNRVTFTVQGKAPLEFEQAELEGNQMRLRWKSESGKTYKIQKSTRLDGWEDVRSVTASGASHEELVPVDRIADPKCFFRVTGD
- a CDS encoding DUF5690 family protein, whose amino-acid sequence is MYAFRRPFAAAGYVDAPLQVAIAGRIIEAKTLFLIAQVFGYCVSKFAGVKVCSELPRARLGLALVACIVTSWLALLAFAVLPAGWKPVALFLNGMPLGVVWGLVVRYLEGRKVSELLLAALSCSYILASGEVKRVGAWLLEKGVDEYWMPFATGAMFVLPFVISVGLLSLLPPPSAEDEMLRAKRQVMGRGERLAFARRFLPGLVILCVFYLFLTAYRDFRDSYQADLFVEMGIMDAAAFSRTERPVAFGVMILLALAFLVKGARRGLATVYLLMMAGMVVLGGSTMLFSAGLIGGETWMMVSGFGAYLTYVPFGSVLFDRIIAATRFTGTAVFAIYLADALGYSGSVGMMIYRDIFAGEISRLEFFRDFSLWLAMGGLPLLFTASVYFLGRAKQAPGM